Part of the Paenibacillus guangzhouensis genome is shown below.
AGTTACAATTTTACCGAATGCTCCCCCAATGATAACCCCGACGGCAAGATCAATGACATTTCCGCGGACGGCAAATTCTCTAAACTCTTTCATGATTTTCATCGAATACAATCTCTCCTTTACCCATACGTGCTAATACCAATATTAACATTATAGGGTGTAATTGATTTGTTTAAAACCTGGGAATCCTAAAATAACCGTCAAAAACCGAACGAAATGACTTTCGCCATGTCGAATTATGCGGTATACTTCTACTTTATAGCGAATTAATTAATGGGAGGAACCATTGTGAAATTACTGCGTGATAAAGTCATCTCGGATGGCATCGTACTCAATAATCAAGTGTTGAAAGTAGACTCATTCTTGAATCATCAGATGGATCCTGTGCTCATGCAAGAGATGGGCAAGGAATTCGCGCGATTGTTCGCCGAGAATGGTGTGACCAAAGTATTGACGATTGAATCCTCAGGTATTGCACCTGCGATTATGACGGCACTAGAGCTGCATGTTCCGTTGATTTTTGCCCGTAAGCAGAAATCATTGACGCTTCGTGAGGATATCTTCACGGAGAAAGTCTATTCCTTTACGAAGCAAGAGACGAACGAAGTGACCGTGTCC
Proteins encoded:
- a CDS encoding xanthine phosphoribosyltransferase, which codes for MKLLRDKVISDGIVLNNQVLKVDSFLNHQMDPVLMQEMGKEFARLFAENGVTKVLTIESSGIAPAIMTALELHVPLIFARKQKSLTLREDIFTEKVYSFTKQETNEVTVSKKFIHATDRVLIIDDFLANGEAAFGLARIVEQAGASVAGIGIVIEKAFQPGGKNLIEAGYRLESLVRIAGLENGQVQFVEEDEA